A genomic region of Corallococcus macrosporus contains the following coding sequences:
- a CDS encoding HlyD family efflux transporter periplasmic adaptor subunit — MRGLGYVRELFALLMGGFGLMAVLFATVEVNAVVKVREGEVLSYRPRSVHKAPYAVRVVAQYVKEGDAVQEGQLLLRLDNEEVDAAARKAEADYLSLEEELRTVVLQMDTAGERAVRHRRQLAILRRKHGVEEAQVRDSLGTFSRQLELALEAQSLAEVKSERSRGLFERGLLSKEEHEADYRGALEAKGAATELQRLRREQEAAELKLGDTYLDEVTRIELALLDAEAARLSLLERTNKLRKELEKQREEKELRHRLAARREVRADIRGTIRFVYNTKASSDWIAAGEILVEVAPVLEEGSALYAKFKLTQTEVKRVQAGQSSHLKVDAFHFHRYGVLKGRVRYVSPPNDANEFFAIVDLPPPHPFEVRPGYQVRGEIITGHLRLYEYVLAKLFDHAEV, encoded by the coding sequence ATGAGGGGCCTCGGTTATGTCCGGGAGCTGTTTGCCCTGCTCATGGGGGGCTTCGGCCTCATGGCGGTGCTCTTCGCGACGGTGGAGGTGAACGCCGTCGTGAAGGTCCGCGAGGGAGAGGTGCTCTCCTACCGGCCCCGCTCCGTCCACAAGGCGCCGTACGCCGTGCGGGTGGTGGCCCAGTACGTCAAGGAAGGGGACGCGGTCCAGGAGGGCCAGCTCCTCCTGCGCCTGGACAACGAGGAGGTCGACGCCGCCGCGCGAAAGGCGGAGGCGGACTACCTGTCCCTGGAGGAAGAGCTGCGGACGGTGGTGCTGCAGATGGACACGGCGGGCGAGCGCGCCGTGCGACACCGCCGCCAGCTCGCCATCCTGCGTCGGAAGCACGGAGTGGAGGAAGCCCAGGTCCGCGACAGCCTGGGCACGTTCTCCCGCCAGTTGGAGCTGGCCCTGGAGGCGCAATCGCTGGCGGAGGTGAAGTCGGAGCGCAGCCGGGGGCTGTTCGAGCGGGGGCTGCTCTCGAAGGAGGAGCACGAGGCGGACTACCGGGGCGCCCTGGAAGCGAAAGGCGCCGCCACCGAGCTGCAGCGTCTTCGACGGGAGCAGGAGGCGGCGGAGCTGAAGCTGGGGGACACCTACCTGGACGAGGTCACGCGCATCGAGCTGGCGCTCCTCGACGCGGAGGCGGCGCGGCTTTCGCTGCTGGAGCGGACCAACAAGCTGCGCAAGGAGCTGGAGAAGCAGCGCGAGGAGAAGGAGCTGCGCCACCGGCTCGCGGCCCGGCGCGAGGTGCGCGCGGACATCCGGGGCACCATCCGCTTCGTCTACAACACGAAGGCGAGCAGCGACTGGATCGCCGCGGGAGAAATCCTGGTCGAGGTGGCGCCTGTGCTGGAGGAAGGAAGCGCGCTGTACGCGAAGTTCAAGCTGACGCAGACCGAGGTGAAGCGGGTCCAGGCGGGCCAGTCGTCGCACCTCAAGGTGGATGCGTTCCACTTCCACCGGTACGGGGTGCTGAAGGGACGCGTCCGCTACGTGTCCCCTCCGAACGACGCCAATGAGTTCTTCGCCATCGTGGACCTGCCCCCGCCCCACCCGTTCGAGGTCCGCCCGGGCTACCAGGTGCGAGGCGAGATCATCACCGGACACCTGAGGCTCTACGAGTACGTCCTGGCGAAGCTCTTCGACCACGCCGAGGTGTAG
- a CDS encoding ATP-binding cassette domain-containing protein, whose amino-acid sequence MSLGEWLRRTRLKVDPQLRSNDCGISAVKTLCERLGVSMNREAIAAALPLDAEGLRLDSLKAFLQERGFGVRTQPLDVNDPEGLERKLAELAPCLATVRLQGSGLLHYVVIDGVERGRLRILNPTHGQVERWPVADFIQRAHTVQVPLTEELWRGRIRSQVVEELERYRLPLDTPPSEAEVAALYNKLLYFSYVKKNFGLKDEAAERAFLADLVQQKLASVPLRFRAVEGSEERQVLTAPVVLSVRPPASRAERQVSDEPPAHPLRRLLNELGALRGLWYLFLLAAVLSSVTTHTAVFVNQLLVDEIIPQFDFSVLVKFTLGLGLFRLFDIFMGVFTRYVSVHLGLELDRYFMLRFGERMLTGSIQYLRSFTRGDLLERISDSLKLKSFFTSYFSRIVVNACVSLNAIIVLFVLDAQAAALVLVSLLVLGTLLVTVTPALRRLESERFRNKADLLSCMMEGLEGVQPIRAFNLEAHFSAQLGVQTGRYLETQRKGKLLDLASSAAVALVITGSSLLLILLCARGLIARQEVTLGQLLTFISLSAKIFSSFSTLLEENLSLQENLVILRRYFDFGEDGTRRAARAPEEDVRVEMLEARGITYQYPSGLNVLGGVDLALRRGEKVLLMGSNGSGKSTLVRVLAGLQQPTSGTVLVNDVPRELFGQRALRRRLVLVSAEDSLFNDTLRFNITFGRSHSTRRIVELAKRIGFYDCIVQHPDHLERLIDEGGRNLSTGQRRKVLVMRALLSDADVLIFDEIFRGIDQESKAAIARLLGEIDDRAMLFISHESVEELPLTRKVLLRGGHIQAADAATANVAPDREVA is encoded by the coding sequence ATGAGCCTCGGGGAATGGCTGCGCCGGACCCGGCTGAAGGTGGACCCCCAGCTGCGGAGCAACGACTGCGGCATCAGCGCGGTCAAGACGCTCTGCGAGCGGCTCGGGGTCTCCATGAACCGCGAGGCCATCGCCGCGGCCCTTCCCCTGGACGCGGAGGGGCTGCGCCTCGACAGCCTCAAGGCGTTCCTCCAGGAGCGCGGCTTCGGGGTGCGCACCCAGCCGCTGGACGTCAACGACCCCGAGGGGCTGGAGCGGAAGCTGGCCGAGCTCGCCCCGTGCCTGGCCACGGTGCGCCTGCAGGGCAGCGGCCTGCTGCACTACGTGGTGATTGACGGGGTGGAGCGCGGGCGGCTGCGCATCCTCAATCCCACGCATGGGCAGGTGGAGCGCTGGCCGGTGGCCGACTTCATCCAGCGCGCGCACACCGTCCAGGTGCCCCTGACAGAGGAGCTGTGGCGCGGCCGCATCCGGAGCCAGGTGGTGGAGGAGCTGGAGCGGTACAGGCTCCCGCTGGACACGCCACCCAGCGAGGCCGAGGTCGCGGCGCTGTACAACAAGCTGCTCTACTTCAGCTATGTGAAGAAGAACTTCGGGCTGAAGGACGAGGCGGCCGAGCGGGCCTTCCTCGCAGACCTGGTCCAGCAGAAGCTCGCGTCCGTTCCCCTGCGCTTCCGCGCGGTGGAGGGCAGTGAAGAGCGGCAGGTGCTGACGGCGCCCGTGGTGCTCTCCGTGCGGCCCCCGGCTTCCAGGGCGGAGCGGCAGGTGTCCGACGAGCCACCGGCCCATCCCTTGCGGCGGCTGTTGAACGAGCTCGGTGCGCTGCGCGGGCTCTGGTACCTCTTCCTGCTGGCCGCGGTGCTCTCGTCCGTGACGACGCACACCGCTGTCTTCGTCAACCAGTTGCTTGTCGACGAGATCATCCCGCAGTTCGACTTCAGCGTGCTGGTCAAGTTCACCCTGGGCCTGGGGCTCTTCCGGCTCTTCGACATCTTCATGGGGGTGTTCACCCGGTACGTGTCGGTGCACCTGGGCCTGGAGCTGGACCGCTACTTCATGCTGCGCTTCGGGGAGCGGATGCTGACAGGGAGCATCCAGTACCTGCGCTCCTTCACGCGCGGAGACCTGCTCGAGCGCATCAGCGACAGCCTCAAGCTCAAGAGCTTCTTCACCAGCTACTTCTCACGCATCGTCGTCAACGCCTGCGTCTCGCTCAACGCCATCATCGTGCTGTTCGTGCTCGACGCGCAGGCCGCCGCGCTCGTGCTGGTGAGCCTGCTGGTGCTGGGCACGCTCCTCGTGACGGTGACGCCCGCGCTGCGGCGCCTGGAGAGCGAGCGCTTCCGGAACAAGGCGGACCTGCTCTCCTGCATGATGGAGGGGCTGGAAGGGGTGCAGCCCATCCGGGCCTTCAACCTGGAGGCGCACTTCAGCGCGCAGCTGGGAGTCCAGACCGGGCGCTACCTGGAGACGCAGCGCAAGGGGAAGCTGCTCGACCTCGCCAGCTCCGCGGCCGTCGCCCTCGTCATCACGGGCTCATCGCTGCTGCTCATCCTGCTGTGCGCCCGGGGGCTGATTGCCCGGCAGGAGGTGACGCTCGGACAGCTCCTGACGTTCATCTCCCTGTCGGCGAAGATCTTCTCCTCCTTCAGCACCCTGCTCGAGGAGAACCTCTCGCTGCAGGAGAACCTGGTCATCCTGAGGCGCTACTTCGACTTCGGCGAGGACGGCACCCGCCGTGCCGCGCGAGCGCCGGAAGAGGACGTGCGGGTGGAGATGCTGGAGGCGCGGGGCATCACCTACCAGTACCCGTCGGGCCTGAACGTCCTGGGCGGAGTGGACCTGGCGCTGCGCCGTGGGGAGAAGGTGCTCCTGATGGGGTCCAACGGGAGCGGCAAGTCCACCCTCGTGCGCGTGCTGGCCGGGCTCCAGCAGCCCACCAGCGGGACGGTGCTGGTCAACGACGTCCCGCGTGAGCTGTTTGGCCAGCGGGCGCTGCGGCGCCGGCTGGTGCTGGTCTCCGCGGAGGACAGCCTCTTCAACGACACGCTGCGCTTCAACATCACCTTCGGCAGAAGTCACAGCACGCGGCGCATCGTGGAGCTGGCGAAGCGCATCGGCTTCTACGACTGCATCGTCCAGCACCCGGACCACCTGGAGCGGCTCATCGACGAAGGCGGGCGCAACCTGTCCACCGGCCAGCGGCGCAAGGTGCTGGTGATGCGCGCCCTGCTCTCGGACGCGGACGTGCTCATCTTCGATGAGATCTTCCGGGGCATCGACCAGGAGTCGAAGGCCGCCATCGCCAGGCTGCTGGGAGAGATTGACGACCGGGCAATGCTCTTCATCTCGCACGAGTCCGTGGAGGAGCTGCCCCTGACCCGCAAGGTGCTGCTGCGCGGCGGGCACATCCAGGCGGCGGACGCAGCCACGGCGAACGTCGCGCCGGACCGGGAGGTGGCATGA
- a CDS encoding serine/threonine-protein kinase translates to MTQPSLYVFPEYFELHPLSEEDVPGVLDGSDAGTGERFMVVDTRAHRSCYLANPVIKSYLELFRQPRAEAAALEELARQAACSPEAIATTVRAFFLRMRRAGLLRSEGADLREEPNQALTPGQVLGEYRVGELIVEKADVALHHARQLGTGMPVVLKVFVLQGPRADRERELFAREFSLMAGLAPHENICRLLSFHPGEPCYAALEYAGGKPIRHGTAEATLSLPERVRIGAEALTALAHLHRHGVLHGDVHSRNFMLTDERRVKLIDFGLSRRSGDAVEASSVPHGGLPAFMPPERIEPGKLSISSRPGDMRSEVFQLGVLLHDILTGREPFAEKVLWRRLAQAIRSQPAPRAVWTPEGERIPAALADVVECALAKAPEERFPSAMELLEAWRAAWPRTARPVRAKERACL, encoded by the coding sequence ATGACCCAACCCTCCCTGTATGTGTTTCCGGAGTACTTCGAGCTCCACCCCCTGAGCGAAGAGGATGTCCCAGGGGTCCTGGATGGCTCGGACGCAGGCACCGGTGAGCGCTTCATGGTCGTGGACACCCGCGCTCACCGGAGCTGCTACCTGGCCAATCCTGTCATCAAGAGCTACCTGGAGCTGTTCCGGCAGCCGCGAGCAGAGGCCGCGGCGCTGGAGGAGCTGGCACGCCAGGCAGCGTGTTCCCCGGAGGCCATCGCCACCACGGTGCGGGCCTTCTTCCTGCGGATGCGGCGCGCCGGACTGCTGCGCTCCGAGGGAGCCGACCTGCGGGAGGAGCCCAACCAGGCGCTCACCCCCGGGCAGGTGCTGGGCGAGTACCGCGTCGGAGAGCTGATTGTCGAAAAGGCAGACGTGGCGCTCCATCACGCGCGGCAACTGGGCACCGGCATGCCCGTGGTGCTCAAGGTCTTCGTGCTGCAAGGGCCCCGGGCGGACCGTGAGCGCGAGCTCTTCGCGCGGGAGTTCTCCCTCATGGCCGGGCTGGCCCCGCATGAGAACATCTGCCGTCTGCTGTCCTTCCACCCGGGGGAGCCCTGCTACGCCGCGCTCGAGTACGCCGGCGGCAAGCCCATCCGCCACGGCACCGCGGAGGCCACGCTGTCCCTGCCGGAGCGCGTGCGCATCGGCGCCGAGGCGCTCACCGCGCTCGCCCACCTGCACCGCCACGGCGTCCTGCATGGCGACGTCCATTCGCGCAACTTCATGCTGACGGATGAGCGCCGCGTGAAGCTCATCGACTTCGGCCTCTCGCGGCGCAGCGGCGACGCGGTGGAGGCGTCCTCCGTCCCTCACGGCGGCCTTCCCGCGTTCATGCCGCCCGAGCGCATCGAGCCCGGCAAGCTCAGCATCAGCAGCCGCCCCGGCGACATGCGCTCGGAGGTGTTCCAGCTGGGGGTCCTGCTCCACGACATCCTCACCGGCCGGGAGCCCTTCGCGGAGAAGGTGCTGTGGAGGCGGCTGGCGCAGGCCATCCGCAGCCAGCCCGCCCCCCGCGCGGTGTGGACGCCCGAGGGGGAGCGCATCCCGGCGGCCCTCGCCGACGTCGTCGAGTGCGCCCTCGCCAAGGCCCCCGAGGAGCGCTTCCCCTCCGCCATGGAGCTGCTGGAGGCCTGGCGTGCGGCCTGGCCTCGCACGGCGCGGCCCGTCCGCGCCAAGGAGCGCGCCTGCCTATGA
- a CDS encoding DUF418 domain-containing protein — MTPAPSEARPVDSSERLALLDTLRGFALCGVFISNVMVWFSGRIFLPREQVLAAMNSASLADTIAWQVFSTLVGGKFITLFSFLFGLGFAVQMGRAEARGASITPLYVRRLGVMLVMGLTHMFLIWYGDVLSSYAVLGFGLLLFRGRSERTLLISALVLALGWSVVSVLILKLPQLMAETPEAGAALVKAANEKSAAIRAQTLAAFTHGRWLDATKATGRFFFRDYFPLLLAILLPVFGRFLLGLLAGRRRLFHDVPQHLRLFRQFLGWGLVAGVIGSGSGLVLQQLMQRQVFTPETLPGWVPFAMGPLRNLGELGFAAVYVSGITLLFQRAPWQRALGLLAPVGRMALTNYLSQSLISVLFFYGYGLGFITKLGPAACVAYCLSVFCVQVAWSHLWLSKFRFGPAEWVWRSLTYGKAQPMRRDDASGQRTAASA, encoded by the coding sequence ATGACCCCAGCTCCCTCCGAAGCCCGCCCCGTGGATTCCAGTGAGCGTCTGGCGCTCCTTGACACGTTGCGTGGTTTTGCCCTGTGCGGCGTGTTCATCTCCAACGTGATGGTGTGGTTCAGCGGGAGGATCTTCCTGCCGCGGGAGCAGGTCCTCGCGGCGATGAACAGCGCGTCGCTCGCCGACACCATCGCCTGGCAGGTGTTCTCGACGCTGGTGGGCGGGAAGTTCATCACCCTCTTCTCGTTCCTCTTCGGCCTCGGCTTCGCGGTGCAGATGGGCCGCGCCGAGGCGCGAGGGGCCTCCATCACGCCGCTGTATGTCCGGCGGCTGGGGGTGATGCTGGTGATGGGACTCACCCACATGTTCCTCATCTGGTACGGCGACGTCCTCAGCTCCTACGCGGTGCTGGGCTTCGGCCTGCTGCTGTTCCGGGGGCGCTCCGAGCGAACGCTGCTCATCAGCGCCCTGGTGTTGGCCCTGGGGTGGTCTGTCGTCAGCGTGCTCATCCTCAAGCTCCCGCAGCTGATGGCGGAGACGCCGGAGGCCGGCGCGGCCCTCGTCAAGGCGGCCAATGAGAAGTCCGCGGCCATCCGGGCGCAGACGCTGGCGGCCTTCACGCATGGACGCTGGCTGGACGCGACGAAGGCGACCGGCCGCTTCTTCTTCCGCGACTACTTCCCGCTGCTGCTGGCCATCCTGCTCCCGGTGTTTGGCCGGTTCCTGCTGGGCCTGCTGGCGGGACGCCGCCGCCTCTTCCACGACGTGCCCCAGCACCTGCGGCTGTTCCGCCAGTTCCTTGGGTGGGGGCTCGTGGCCGGGGTGATTGGCAGCGGCAGTGGTCTGGTATTGCAGCAGCTCATGCAGAGGCAGGTCTTCACCCCGGAGACGCTGCCGGGCTGGGTGCCCTTCGCCATGGGGCCGCTGCGGAACCTGGGCGAGCTGGGCTTCGCCGCCGTCTACGTGTCTGGCATCACCCTGCTCTTCCAGCGGGCCCCCTGGCAGCGGGCACTGGGGCTGCTCGCGCCGGTGGGGCGCATGGCGCTGACGAACTACCTGTCTCAATCCCTCATCAGCGTGCTGTTCTTCTACGGCTACGGGCTGGGCTTCATCACGAAGCTGGGCCCCGCGGCGTGCGTGGCGTACTGCCTGTCCGTCTTCTGCGTCCAGGTCGCGTGGAGCCACCTGTGGCTGTCGAAGTTCCGCTTCGGCCCCGCGGAGTGGGTGTGGCGTTCGCTGACGTATGGCAAGGCACAGCCGATGCGCCGTGACGACGCCTCGGGACAGCGCACGGCGGCCTCGGCGTAG
- a CDS encoding TetR/AcrR family transcriptional regulator translates to MSERRRPIAKKSPSAYHHGHLREALIAAALRLIGSGEDVNLREAARLVGVSPGAPFRHFRDKAALLAAVAEETMRRFRREVGGALDAAPATPAARIHAMAMAYLRFALGESAYFRAFARAGELGFFDSDFYKKENQETLDSLDRLILEGQQRGEVASGDLRIVHLASRAFVYGLGRMYVEGHFARMGLGEEDPLAVAQQALSVFEQGLLRASPSRPRGPSSRAPRDTSP, encoded by the coding sequence ATGTCCGAGCGCCGACGGCCCATCGCCAAGAAGTCCCCGTCCGCGTACCACCACGGTCACCTGCGCGAGGCGCTGATCGCCGCCGCGCTCCGGCTCATTGGAAGCGGGGAGGACGTCAACCTGCGCGAGGCGGCACGGCTCGTGGGCGTGTCACCTGGCGCCCCGTTCCGGCACTTCCGCGACAAGGCAGCGTTGTTGGCCGCCGTGGCCGAGGAGACGATGCGGCGCTTCCGCCGCGAGGTCGGCGGCGCGCTCGACGCGGCGCCAGCCACTCCGGCCGCGCGGATCCACGCGATGGCGATGGCGTATCTGCGGTTCGCGCTGGGAGAGTCCGCATACTTCCGGGCGTTCGCGCGCGCGGGGGAGCTTGGCTTCTTCGACAGCGACTTCTACAAGAAGGAGAACCAGGAGACGCTGGACTCGCTCGACCGGTTGATCCTGGAAGGGCAGCAGCGCGGCGAAGTCGCATCAGGTGACCTGCGCATCGTGCACCTGGCGTCACGGGCCTTCGTCTATGGCCTGGGCCGCATGTACGTGGAGGGGCACTTCGCACGCATGGGGCTCGGAGAGGAGGACCCGCTCGCGGTGGCGCAACAGGCGCTCTCGGTCTTCGAGCAGGGGCTCTTGCGCGCCAGCCCCTCCCGCCCGCGAGGACCGTCCTCCCGCGCGCCCAGGGACACGTCCCCTTGA
- a CDS encoding M57 family metalloprotease, whose product MGLGCGEPADETQEIVGNLVQAGFPSNDIMVVEGKVFVGRDAEVSLDASRELLAAGATTEEQYRTNNVVSPSLTKICVNGSAFTGVFSTALDLAIQNYAEMGLTFTMARTPSTGCGFTINGIIDPNMNGGVAGFPANGNPFGQITIGGQLSQYGVDVIEHVITHELGHTIGFRHSDYYNRAISCGSGGNEGDAGVGAIHIPGTPTTASVGASIMNSCFRAVETGEFTDSDRTALTAMYRPTVSAPALVSALASNRCLDVKDGNAAQGTVTQLWECNGTAAQQWSLTAQGELRSSLAPNLCLDVAGGNPAQGTAVQIYGCNGTAAQRWTVVGGSLRSALAPNLCLDVFNASTALGTKIQVWECNGTNAQNWYTR is encoded by the coding sequence ATGGGACTCGGGTGTGGCGAGCCCGCGGACGAGACGCAGGAGATCGTTGGCAACCTGGTGCAGGCCGGGTTCCCGTCCAACGACATCATGGTCGTCGAGGGGAAGGTCTTTGTCGGCCGGGACGCCGAGGTGTCCCTGGACGCCTCTCGCGAGCTGCTCGCGGCCGGCGCGACCACCGAGGAGCAGTACCGCACGAACAACGTCGTCAGCCCGTCCCTGACGAAGATCTGTGTCAACGGCTCGGCGTTCACCGGCGTGTTCAGCACGGCGCTGGACCTGGCCATCCAGAATTACGCCGAGATGGGGCTCACCTTCACCATGGCGCGCACGCCGAGCACCGGCTGTGGCTTCACCATCAATGGCATCATCGACCCGAACATGAACGGCGGCGTGGCCGGGTTCCCGGCGAACGGCAACCCGTTCGGGCAGATCACCATCGGCGGCCAGCTCAGCCAGTACGGCGTCGACGTCATCGAGCACGTCATCACGCACGAGCTGGGGCACACCATCGGCTTCCGCCACTCGGACTACTACAACCGCGCCATCAGCTGCGGCTCCGGCGGCAACGAGGGTGACGCGGGTGTCGGCGCCATCCACATCCCGGGCACGCCGACCACGGCGTCCGTCGGCGCGTCCATCATGAACTCCTGCTTCCGCGCGGTCGAGACGGGCGAGTTCACCGACAGCGACCGCACCGCGCTGACCGCGATGTACAGGCCCACGGTGTCCGCCCCCGCCCTGGTCAGCGCCCTGGCCTCGAATCGCTGCCTGGATGTGAAGGACGGCAACGCGGCGCAGGGAACCGTCACCCAGCTCTGGGAGTGCAACGGGACCGCCGCGCAGCAGTGGAGCCTGACCGCGCAGGGCGAGCTGCGGAGCAGCCTGGCGCCGAATCTCTGTCTGGACGTCGCCGGCGGCAATCCAGCCCAGGGCACGGCGGTCCAGATCTACGGCTGCAACGGCACGGCCGCCCAGCGGTGGACGGTGGTGGGCGGCTCGTTGCGGAGCGCCCTCGCGCCCAACCTGTGCCTGGATGTCTTCAACGCCAGCACGGCCCTCGGCACCAAGATCCAGGTCTGGGAGTGCAACGGCACGAACGCCCAGAACTGGTACACGCGCTGA
- a CDS encoding ARPP-2 domain-containing protein has protein sequence MREGGKSGVRRLPLTGLRLAPSQVWGSIRLVPVLRDDIPGDLRITRRSYDEDVSVVSLQGGLMEPGLHYASYVPHGLVVDWDDKGAAVTPETRLRKPEGKEGKSLKHGPFSTRVLHRMVHREDKNRLRLLPMHLTMEGFLALYFGGPQVAWSEYSQEALSQGLNPRSEWAYSGWASTAFAEALRIFELHERQVGMLIFQADALLSCAIVSHPEDYRALHRALLEDFYGDLLVQYGFLGDVPVLGLGVEDARVNSMKELRAAIERMRADWADFMGFMAEGVIGAEVFTAPVYEAGPFHLQRFITGLSPSEENHMGEAILRGDGTVEYLKTYRLSAAQTRRAYLLKQLAQGGWSLERTAEQLKTTRDELIVRLRNAGFGYLLKEHVLKAAEARLTRR, from the coding sequence ATGAGGGAGGGCGGCAAGAGCGGGGTGCGGCGGCTGCCGCTCACGGGGCTGCGGCTCGCGCCCTCGCAGGTCTGGGGGAGCATCCGCCTGGTGCCCGTGCTGCGCGATGACATCCCCGGAGACCTGCGCATCACCCGCAGGAGCTACGACGAGGACGTGAGCGTCGTGTCGCTCCAGGGTGGGCTGATGGAGCCCGGGCTCCACTACGCGTCCTACGTCCCCCATGGCCTGGTGGTGGACTGGGACGACAAGGGCGCGGCGGTGACGCCCGAGACCCGGCTGCGCAAGCCCGAGGGCAAGGAGGGCAAAAGCCTCAAGCACGGGCCCTTCTCGACGCGGGTGCTGCACCGCATGGTGCACCGCGAGGACAAGAACCGGCTGCGGCTGCTGCCCATGCACCTGACGATGGAGGGCTTCCTCGCGCTGTACTTCGGCGGGCCCCAGGTGGCGTGGAGCGAGTACTCCCAGGAGGCCCTCTCCCAGGGGCTCAACCCCCGCAGCGAGTGGGCCTACTCAGGCTGGGCCAGCACGGCCTTCGCGGAGGCGCTGCGCATCTTCGAGCTGCACGAGCGGCAGGTGGGCATGCTCATCTTCCAGGCGGACGCGCTGCTCTCCTGCGCCATCGTCTCGCACCCCGAGGACTATCGCGCCCTGCACCGGGCCCTGCTCGAGGACTTCTACGGGGATCTGCTCGTGCAGTACGGCTTCCTGGGAGACGTGCCCGTGCTGGGGCTGGGCGTGGAGGATGCACGGGTGAACTCGATGAAGGAACTGCGGGCCGCCATCGAGCGCATGCGCGCGGACTGGGCGGACTTCATGGGCTTCATGGCCGAGGGCGTCATCGGCGCCGAGGTGTTCACCGCCCCCGTCTACGAGGCCGGGCCCTTCCACCTCCAGCGCTTCATCACGGGCCTGTCGCCCTCGGAGGAGAACCACATGGGTGAGGCCATCCTGCGTGGCGACGGCACGGTCGAGTACCTCAAGACCTACCGGCTCTCGGCGGCGCAGACGCGCCGGGCCTACCTGCTCAAGCAGCTCGCGCAGGGAGGCTGGAGCCTGGAGCGCACCGCCGAGCAGCTCAAGACGACCCGGGACGAGCTCATCGTCCGACTGCGCAACGCGGGCTTCGGCTACCTGCTCAAGGAGCACGTCCTCAAGGCGGCCGAGGCCCGGCTCACGCGGCGCTGA